A part of bacterium HR17 genomic DNA contains:
- the purL gene encoding Phosphoribosylformylglycinamidine synthase subunit PurL → MAETTLQKALALGMTEEEFRQVCGILGRTPTDTELAMFSVEWSEHCGYGRSKRWLKLLPRDIGKYRAAAGGDAGGIEVKPGLWVLFKMESHNHPSQIEPKSGAATGIGGIVRDILAMGARPIALVDTLRFADPSDPKARYIFTGVVDGISFYGNCIGVPTVAGEVGFNDCYRTNCLVGVMCVGVAWEHELMTSAAKGIGNAVVYVGNATGRDGIGGCSILASQEMREELAMRPTVQLGDPFAEKCLIEACLEAYKTGAVVAVKDMGAAGLTCTTVEMAAAGGVGMVVDIALVPKREPDMQPWEVMMSESQERMLLVVERGREWEVKQIFDKWGLHCVVIGRITDDGIVRIYDGMGREALVAEIPAKDIAEAPVKNLPMQKPDYLDRVRAFDVSQLPEPDDYAEALLHLLASPNIASKAWVYEQYDHMVQINTVVLPGAADAAVLRLKDWDERLGIAVTADCNPLYCYLDPYRGAQLAVAEAARNLSCVGAEPAGVTDCLCFGNPDKPDRYWQFVECVKGIADACHALNVPVVSGNVSFYNESETSVIHPSPLIGMVGVLDDVRRHATMAFKDAGDLIVLLGVCRDELGGSEYVRWRFGLEVGEPPQLDWRLEKAVQMVCREGIRDGFIKSAHDCSEGGLAVCLAECCIAGDIGAKVVVPAETVAAAARPSAVLFGETASRIVVTVAPDRLDELMAVAQRHQCPAFVLGEVGGDELSVTVERVYFSVPVGDLRRVWASLPSYLE, encoded by the coding sequence ATGGCGGAAACGACGCTGCAAAAGGCGCTGGCGCTGGGCATGACCGAAGAGGAATTTCGCCAAGTCTGCGGGATCTTGGGGCGCACACCGACGGACACGGAATTGGCGATGTTCAGCGTAGAGTGGAGCGAGCACTGCGGCTACGGGCGGTCAAAGCGGTGGCTCAAGTTGCTGCCCCGCGACATCGGCAAGTACCGCGCCGCCGCAGGCGGCGACGCCGGCGGGATTGAAGTCAAGCCGGGCTTGTGGGTGCTGTTCAAGATGGAGAGTCACAATCACCCGTCGCAAATTGAGCCCAAAAGCGGCGCGGCGACAGGCATCGGCGGGATCGTCCGCGACATCTTGGCGATGGGCGCAAGACCTATTGCCCTCGTGGACACCCTGCGGTTCGCCGACCCATCCGACCCCAAAGCCCGATACATCTTCACGGGCGTCGTGGACGGCATCAGTTTCTACGGCAACTGTATCGGGGTGCCGACGGTGGCGGGTGAAGTCGGCTTCAACGATTGTTATCGCACGAACTGTCTTGTCGGCGTTATGTGCGTCGGCGTGGCGTGGGAGCACGAGTTGATGACCAGCGCAGCGAAAGGCATCGGCAACGCCGTCGTCTATGTCGGCAACGCAACGGGACGGGACGGCATCGGCGGCTGCTCCATCCTCGCCAGTCAAGAGATGAGGGAGGAGTTGGCGATGCGCCCGACGGTGCAATTGGGCGACCCGTTCGCTGAAAAGTGCTTGATTGAAGCCTGCTTGGAGGCTTACAAAACGGGTGCGGTTGTCGCTGTCAAGGACATGGGCGCAGCGGGACTGACTTGCACAACGGTTGAGATGGCAGCGGCAGGCGGCGTCGGCATGGTCGTGGACATCGCCCTTGTGCCCAAGCGTGAACCTGACATGCAGCCGTGGGAAGTGATGATGAGTGAAAGCCAAGAGCGGATGCTGCTGGTCGTAGAGCGCGGGCGCGAGTGGGAGGTCAAGCAGATTTTTGACAAGTGGGGGCTGCATTGCGTCGTTATTGGACGCATCACCGATGACGGTATCGTCCGTATCTACGACGGAATGGGACGGGAAGCATTGGTCGCCGAAATTCCTGCCAAAGATATCGCGGAAGCGCCCGTCAAAAACTTGCCGATGCAAAAACCCGACTACCTTGACCGCGTGCGGGCGTTTGATGTCTCTCAGTTGCCTGAACCCGACGACTACGCCGAAGCGCTGTTGCATTTGCTCGCGTCGCCCAACATCGCCAGTAAGGCGTGGGTTTACGAGCAATATGACCACATGGTGCAAATCAACACGGTCGTTTTGCCCGGCGCTGCCGACGCAGCGGTGCTGCGGCTAAAAGATTGGGACGAACGGTTGGGCATCGCGGTGACGGCGGATTGCAACCCGCTTTACTGCTACCTTGACCCCTATCGCGGGGCGCAATTGGCGGTGGCGGAAGCGGCACGCAACCTCAGTTGTGTCGGCGCCGAACCGGCGGGCGTGACCGATTGTCTGTGCTTTGGCAACCCTGATAAGCCCGACCGCTATTGGCAATTCGTGGAGTGCGTGAAGGGCATCGCCGATGCCTGTCACGCGTTGAATGTGCCCGTCGTCAGCGGCAATGTCAGTTTCTACAACGAGAGCGAGACGAGCGTCATTCACCCGTCGCCGCTGATCGGCATGGTCGGCGTTTTGGACGATGTGCGCCGTCACGCGACGATGGCGTTCAAAGACGCCGGTGACCTCATCGTGCTACTGGGCGTTTGCCGTGATGAGTTGGGCGGCAGTGAGTATGTGCGGTGGCGCTTCGGGTTGGAAGTGGGTGAACCGCCTCAGTTGGATTGGCGTTTGGAGAAAGCGGTGCAAATGGTGTGCCGTGAAGGCATTCGCGACGGGTTCATCAAATCGGCGCACGACTGCAGCGAAGGTGGGTTGGCGGTGTGCTTGGCGGAATGCTGCATCGCAGGTGACATCGGCGCGAAAGTCGTCGTGCCAGCGGAAACGGTCGCAGCGGCAGCGCGCCCGTCAGCGGTTTTGTTTGGCGAGACGGCGTCACGCATCGTCGTCACGGTCGCACCTGACCGCCTTGACGAACTGATGGCAGTGGCGCAAAGGCACCAATGCCCTGCCTTTGTGTTGGGCGAGGTGGGAGGTGATGAGTTGAGCGTCACCGTTGAGCGGGTGTATTTTTCGGTGCCTGTCGGCGATTTGCGGCGCGTTTGGGCGTCGCTGCCTTCATACCTTGAATGA
- the galE1_2 gene encoding UDP-glucose 4-epimerase gives MATVLVTGAAGFIGSHTVERLLRRGDSVVGVDNFDPLFYARPIKERNLRWALAQPHFTFVTADICDADAMRAVFERHRPQKIVHLAALAGVVPSLERPVDYDRVNVLGTTVLLDLARRYDVEMFVFGSSSSVYGADTQAPFREDAPAVKPISPYGATKRMGEIIAFTFHHLFGLPVTCLRFFTVYGPRQRPDLAIHKFARCIVKGEPVPIYGDGTSQRDYTYIDDIVDGIVAALDNPMGYEVINLGCGEPVVLLRVVELLERTLGKRAHRQFLPMPPTDPPLTHADISKARRLLNYEPKVRIEEGIARFVDWFLSEGMAEH, from the coding sequence ATGGCGACAGTGTTGGTGACGGGTGCTGCGGGATTTATCGGTTCGCACACCGTTGAGCGCCTTTTGCGCCGGGGCGATAGCGTCGTCGGCGTGGACAACTTTGACCCACTGTTTTACGCCCGTCCCATCAAGGAACGCAACCTGCGATGGGCGCTGGCGCAGCCCCATTTCACCTTTGTGACCGCTGATATCTGTGATGCCGACGCAATGAGGGCGGTGTTTGAGCGCCATCGCCCCCAAAAAATCGTGCACCTGGCGGCGTTGGCGGGCGTCGTGCCGTCGTTAGAGCGCCCGGTGGACTACGACCGCGTGAATGTGCTGGGCACGACCGTCTTGTTGGACTTGGCGCGGCGCTACGATGTGGAAATGTTCGTGTTCGGCTCGTCATCGTCGGTTTACGGCGCCGACACACAAGCGCCTTTCCGCGAAGACGCTCCAGCGGTTAAACCCATTTCGCCCTACGGGGCGACGAAGCGCATGGGTGAAATCATCGCTTTCACCTTCCACCACTTGTTTGGCTTGCCCGTCACCTGCTTGCGCTTTTTCACCGTTTACGGACCGCGCCAACGCCCTGACCTTGCCATCCATAAGTTCGCCCGGTGCATCGTCAAAGGCGAGCCCGTCCCGATTTACGGCGACGGCACCAGCCAGCGCGACTACACCTACATTGATGACATCGTGGACGGCATCGTGGCGGCGTTGGACAACCCGATGGGCTACGAGGTCATCAACTTGGGCTGTGGCGAACCCGTCGTGCTGCTGCGGGTCGTGGAATTGCTGGAGCGCACCCTCGGCAAAAGGGCGCATCGGCAGTTTTTGCCCATGCCGCCGACCGACCCCCCTCTGACCCACGCCGACATCAGCAAAGCCCGCCGCCTGCTCAATTACGAACCCAAAGTGCGCATTGAGGAAGGTATCGCCCGCTTCGTGGACTGGTTCCTGAGCGAAGGGATGGCAGAGCATTAA